Sequence from the Bacillus sp. BGMRC 2118 genome:
TCTCTTATCTATATTATGATGATCTTGCTCCGAAGCTAAAACTTTGGGTTCCATATCCTGAACTATCAGATGGAAGTGTAATGTCTCTCATTTTTAGTAGTGCAGATTTAGAGGCAGCCTACTACCGCGCAATTGCATTTGCGATGCTGTTTTTCGGAACGAGAATCGTCATGCAGATTATAGGCTCTATGCTGGATTTCTTAGCACACCTTCCTTTATTAAAACAAATTAATAGCTGGGCAGGAGGAGTTCTAGGTTTTCTGGAAGTATACTTAATTATGTTCCTTCTCCTATATATTGGGGCATTACTACCGGTTGAAATGATTCAATCTCATATGCAGGACTCTTTTATGGCAATGACGATTGTGAAACACACACCGATTTTCTCGAGTACTCTTCAGGAACTATGGATTGAAAATATGAATTTATTAACGATACTCCCATTTCACATACTGTAATGGGGGTTTTTTCTGTATAAGCGGCAACTTGATTACCTATCACCTTGATATTATATGTGTGTATGTATACGATGAAATGAATGAAGGTAAAGGAGCTCTACGATGATAAATAAAGAAAGATTTGCCAACTATAGAATAATCGGGGTTGTTATAATCTTAGGTATTATTATGGTTACAGTTGGTTTTATGACAATTTCTCATACAATACGTGAGTTCTTCTACATTTTGGTGATCATATGTTTACTCATTATGTTGTTTGTTAAGGATAAAAGGCTAACAAAAACAAAAGAAACAGAGCAACGATTAACTACCCTTATCAATTCAATGGTTGATTTTGTTAACTTTAAGGACGGAGAAGGAAGATGGATTGAAGCAAATGAGGCGGGTTTAAATATGTTTCAACTTGAAGGAGTCGACTATCGTGGCAAAAAGGATTCAGAGCTAGCGGAGTATACTTCCTTTTATAAAGAATCACTTATGTATTGTGAGGTCTCGGATGAAGAGGCGTGGCAAAATGGTAAAACAACTCGCTGTGAAGAGCGGTTACCAATGCCAGATGGGACATTTAGAATATACGATACTATCAAGGTCCCTCTATTTTATGAAAATGGCACAAGAAAGGGACTAGTGGTCATTGGTAGAGATATTACGGAAAAGCAGCTAACTGATGAAAAGCTAAGGCGAACAGAAAAATTATCTGTAGTTGGGGAGTTAGCTGCCAGTGTGGGTCATGAAATACGAAACCCGTTAACTTCATTAAAAGGGTTTTTACAAATGTTTAAAACAGATACAAAGGATGAAAAGAAAAAATACTATTACAGTATTATGCTAGATGAACTAGAGCGCATAAACCATATAGTGGGAGAGCTATTAATCTTAGCAAAGCCACAGAAAATATCGATATCCAATCACAGTGTGAATACGATTGTGAAGGATGTAATTTCTTTATTAGAAACTCAGGCTAATATGAATAACGTTACGTTACACTATAATGAAAAAGAGAATCAAATCATTGAATGTAGTGATAACCTGCTCAAACAACTATTTATTAATGTAATAAAAAATGCCATAGAAGCATCAACTCCAAATGGAGAAGTAAACGTAGCGATAAAGCGACAATCACCTGAGGAGATTTGTGTTTCAATCATAGACAATGGAGTTGGGTTTAGTGAAGACTTCTTAACGAGAATTGGTGAACCATTTTATTCTTCTAAGGAAAAGGGAACCGGACTAGGGTTAACAGTAAGCATGAAAATTGTAGAACAGCATGGTGGTTCTATGAAATTTCATAGTGAGAAGGAATTGGGTACAACAGTTGAGATCATATTACCGATTTCTCATCCTTTTCTAAGCAATCAATCTTAATTGTTTAGGTTTTAGCGAATTAGAAGGTAATTGCCTGATACTATAACGTCGATTAAAAACATTTTCTAGTCATTATACTACGAAGTGCTGCTTTAACCTGTACAAGCGGCTTACATTGTACTTTTTCATTATTTCCTTGTATCATTTTGGTAGAAGCGATAGGACGGTGTTTATATTGAATAAAAAAGATGTAATTAAGTTACTTGAAACAATAGCCATTTATATGGAGCTCAAGGGCGAAAATCCGTTTAAAGTGTCAGCATTTCGAAAAGCTGCAATCGCAATTGAACAAGATGAGCGTACGTTAGAAGAAATGGGAGATATAACAGCTCTGACAGGTGTCGGCAAAGGAACAGCATCGGTCATTAATGAATTTATTAAAACAGGACAATCCAGTGTACTAGAGGAATTAAAAGGGGAAGTACCACAAGGTTTAATACCTCTATTGAAACTGCCGGGATTGGGTGGTAAGAAAATTGCGAAACTGTATAAGGAACTGGGCATTACAGACATAGAGCAGTTAAAAGAGGCTTGTCTGGAACAAAAAATTAGAGGACTAGCAGGATTCGGAGAGAAAACTGAACAAAAAATAGCCGCAGCCATTGAAGAGGCTGGTAGCAGACCGGAACGATTACCGATTGCTTTCATGCTTCCAATTGCAGTAGAAATTGAAAACCTCGTTTCAAACATGCGTGATGTAGATCGCTTTTCAAGAGCAGGTAGTTTACGACGTGCACGGGAAACAATAAAGGACCTAGATTTTATCATTGCTACAAATAATCCAAGTTCAGTAAGAGAACAATTATTACAATTAGAGCGTGTCAAAGATGTAATTGCAAGTGGTGATACGAAGGTTTCATTGCAGCTTGCTTATGAATATGAAGTATCAGTTGACTTCAGACTAGTAGAGCCAAAGGAATTTGCTACTACACTGCATCACTTCACTGGCTCAAAAGAGCACAATGTTAGAATGAGACAGCTTGCTAAGGAACGGGGATTAAAGATTAGTGAATATGGTGTAGAGGTAATAGAAACGGGTGAAGTCAAAACATTTGATTCAGAAGAGGAGTTTTATCAATCTTTTGGCCTGAATTTCATTCCACCAGAAGTGAGAGAAACAGGCAGTGAAGTGGAGGCATATCAATCCAAAATTCCCCTTATAGAACTGAAGGATATAAAAGGCGATCTGCATATGCACTCAACATGGAGTGATGGTGCCCATTCAATTGAACAGATGGCACAGGCCTGCCGTGCAAAAGGGTACTCATACATGGCAATAACTGATCACTCAAAATACTTACGTGTTGCGAATGGACTAACTGTAGAACAAGTAAAGAGGCAGAGAGAAGAAATAAAACGACTAAATGAGAAATATGATGATTTTACGATATTGTCAGGAATTGAAATGGATATTTTACCAGACGGAACATTAGATTATGATGATGAGTTGTTAGAGGAAATGGACCTAGTTATTGCATCTATTCATTCGAGTTTTTCTCAACCGAGGGAAATGATAATGAATCGTCTTAAAACAGCATTGGAAAATCTTCATGTTGATATCATTGCTCATCCAACTGGGCGCATACTAGGTAGAAGAGAAGGATATGATGTCGATGTTGATATACTGATTGAATTGGCAAAAGAAACAAATACTGCATTAGAACTTAATGCAAATCCTAATCGATTAGACTTATCTTCACACTATGTAAAGTTAGCACAAGATGCGGGAGTTAAGATTGTCATTAATACAGATGCCCATCACATGGAACAGCTTGATTACATGGGAATTGGAGTATCAGCTGCAAAAAAAGGGTGGATTCGGAAGGAAAGTGTAATAAACTGCTTAGATATAGATGAACTGAAAAATTTCCTAAACAGGAACAACTAAGTCAGGTCACCTGCCGAACAAACGGAAGGAGTACAAGTATGCTAGACCGCACATTAAAAGTGTTAGAATACGAAAAAGTAAAAGAGCAGCTTTCCAAGCATGCCACTTCATCTCTGGGGAAAGAGAGAGTACAACAGCTAAAACCGACAACTTCGTTTGAGGAAGCTGTGAAATGGCAAGACATGACTGATGAAGCTGCAACAATCTTACGTTTAAAAGGTCACATCCCATTAGGTGGAATTAAGGATATAAGGGCGTTTGCGAAACGTTCAAAAATTGGCAGCACATTAAGTCCATATGAGTTACTGGATATCTCAAGTACTTTGTATGCAACAAGACAAGTTAAAAAATTTATCGACGAACTTTTGGAAGAAGAGCTAACCATTCCGTATTTACAGGTATACGGTGAGAAGCTAGTCCTATTAAATGACCTGGAAAAGAAAATTAACTTCTGTATCGGTGAAAATGGTGAAGTGCTTGACGGTGCCTCTGAGAAACTTAGAGGAATAAGACAGCAATTAAAAACGTTAGAGTCACGAGCAAGAGAAAAACTTGAAGGTATCATACGTTCATCATCAACACAGAAAATGCTTTCTGATGCCATAATTACAATACGTAATGATCGATATGTCATTCCGGTAAAGCAGGAGTACCGTAGTGCTTTTGGTGGGATGATCCACGATCAGTCAGCTTCAGGAGCAAC
This genomic interval carries:
- a CDS encoding CvpA family protein, yielding MLDLAILLILGIGFFIGLRRGLILQVVHLTGFIAAFIVSYLYYDDLAPKLKLWVPYPELSDGSVMSLIFSSADLEAAYYRAIAFAMLFFGTRIVMQIIGSMLDFLAHLPLLKQINSWAGGVLGFLEVYLIMFLLLYIGALLPVEMIQSHMQDSFMAMTIVKHTPIFSSTLQELWIENMNLLTILPFHIL
- a CDS encoding PAS domain-containing protein, yielding MINKERFANYRIIGVVIILGIIMVTVGFMTISHTIREFFYILVIICLLIMLFVKDKRLTKTKETEQRLTTLINSMVDFVNFKDGEGRWIEANEAGLNMFQLEGVDYRGKKDSELAEYTSFYKESLMYCEVSDEEAWQNGKTTRCEERLPMPDGTFRIYDTIKVPLFYENGTRKGLVVIGRDITEKQLTDEKLRRTEKLSVVGELAASVGHEIRNPLTSLKGFLQMFKTDTKDEKKKYYYSIMLDELERINHIVGELLILAKPQKISISNHSVNTIVKDVISLLETQANMNNVTLHYNEKENQIIECSDNLLKQLFINVIKNAIEASTPNGEVNVAIKRQSPEEICVSIIDNGVGFSEDFLTRIGEPFYSSKEKGTGLGLTVSMKIVEQHGGSMKFHSEKELGTTVEIILPISHPFLSNQS
- the polX gene encoding DNA polymerase/3'-5' exonuclease PolX, which translates into the protein MNKKDVIKLLETIAIYMELKGENPFKVSAFRKAAIAIEQDERTLEEMGDITALTGVGKGTASVINEFIKTGQSSVLEELKGEVPQGLIPLLKLPGLGGKKIAKLYKELGITDIEQLKEACLEQKIRGLAGFGEKTEQKIAAAIEEAGSRPERLPIAFMLPIAVEIENLVSNMRDVDRFSRAGSLRRARETIKDLDFIIATNNPSSVREQLLQLERVKDVIASGDTKVSLQLAYEYEVSVDFRLVEPKEFATTLHHFTGSKEHNVRMRQLAKERGLKISEYGVEVIETGEVKTFDSEEEFYQSFGLNFIPPEVRETGSEVEAYQSKIPLIELKDIKGDLHMHSTWSDGAHSIEQMAQACRAKGYSYMAITDHSKYLRVANGLTVEQVKRQREEIKRLNEKYDDFTILSGIEMDILPDGTLDYDDELLEEMDLVIASIHSSFSQPREMIMNRLKTALENLHVDIIAHPTGRILGRREGYDVDVDILIELAKETNTALELNANPNRLDLSSHYVKLAQDAGVKIVINTDAHHMEQLDYMGIGVSAAKKGWIRKESVINCLDIDELKNFLNRNN